GATATGAAATCTCGTAGTGCATGCCTATAAACATTTTCATTATAGCTTATCATAATTAAGAAGATTACATATCCAAATCAATAACTTAGCATAATTAAgttcaataattaattatgaattaacTTTCATTCATTTAAATGCAGTTTAGAGATGTATTGGGGAAAGGAGCAATGAAGGTAGTATACAAAGGATTTGATGAGGTTTTGGGAATAGAAGTGGCATGGAATCAAATAAAGTTAAACGATGTGTTTCGATCACCTGAAGAAGTACAAAGACTTTATGCAGAGGTTCATCTCCTCAAAACTCTTCACCATGATTCCATTATCAAATTCTATACTTCTTGGGTTGATGTTCATCGAAGAACCTTCAATTTCATCACCGAAATGTTCACCTCCGGAACCCTAAGACAGTacgtaataataataacaataataataataataataataataataataataataatatttctatTCTCTCTAAtttctcaatattttttttgatttaataagCGTTCATATATTACATAATATTCGAACTCATGACCTTCAATACACACGTACTCTCTTATAGCCACTTATGCGCTAACCTCAAGTGGTTGTCTCTCTTTCTCAATAATAAATTACGATATCACTCTTATTAATAGTGAATGATCCTAACCGCTTATTAGTCAAATAAACAGTTAATTAAGATCGTGTATTATTGATAAGAGTGAACTTCGTAATATAATTATTTGAGAAGAAAGattgttatttataaggctaattagtaattttttcccccgaactttgacatgtactaaatcatgcccctgaacttttatgGCCGTTAGAAATtacccctgaactattgagattgctaaatttaaggacttttgtctaatttcattcaattttattgttttagtgattGTTTAAGTACTAAACCAAgctccctagactttgatatctaccaaatcatgtccctcaaactttgatatgtactaaatcatgccccttgaacttttatccatgttataatttttttactaaaattagacagaaatccttaaatttaacaatttcaattgttcggggggaatttttaacggcaaaaaatGTTCAGggagcacgatttagtacatgtgaaAGTTCGGGGGGGAAAATTACTAATTGTCACTTAGGAAAATAATGTTGCTTTCTCTATAATttgttttacaaaatacagtcTTTGCATGAAATCTACACAAAATTATTCtatataatatttatcaaaacaaaattattattgtGCAAATAGCCAAgtaataattaaaaagaaaaggttATTCTTTCAACTACATATTTTTGCATACATCTTTCTATgtcaccatatatatatatatatatatatatatatatatatatatattttaattattattgttatgttaCATCTTTACAAAATGATATTTCACACAAATATTGAGTAAGTGTGTCTAAAATGCtaatgttatttattaaaaaaggaaaaaaaaaaaaattacttaattgttTAGCTAATTTTTTTCAGAATTGCTATGAATGAAGTTATTATATTTTGTGGAAATTAACAACATTAAATTCTtacattaatatttaatatttaataggtACAGACAAAAGTACCAGAGAGTAAATATAGAAGCTGTAAAGAATTGGGCCGGACAAATCTTACGTGGGCTTGAATATTTACATGGGCTTGATCCACCTGTGATCCATAGAGATCTAAAGTGTGACAACATCTTTGTGAATGGGCATCTTGGACAGGTCAAAATTGGTGATTTGGGTTTGGCTGCCATTCTTCGAGGTTCCCAACATGCCCACAGTGTAATAGGTAATAATTATACAAAATTTATGtcatttttattaaatgataaactttgttgttttttggtattaattatgaaaaatattaaattatattataggtACACCAGAATTTATGGCACCAGAACTGTATGAGGAGGATTATGATGAGTTAGTAGATATTTACTCATTTGGTATGTGTGTTCTTGAAATGCTCACCTCTGAGTACCCTTATAGCGAGTGCTCTAATCCTGCCCAAATTTATAAGAAAGTTACtactgtaagttttttttttttattaattattatcattattattggaGTTAGTAGTGTGCATGCTCAGTTAGACATCACTGATATTATGTATAAGTGGTATTTAGTACTATTTAGAGGTAATATATTGTGCTTAGTTAGTGATATtagttaaagaaaaatattaaaaaatactacTAGTGCTTAGTACTCGTTTCGGTTTTATATAGCTATTAGTGTAAATCGTATATATAAATTAGAGAGCCTAGTAAACAATATCTtaaattgtttttgtttttcttaataaataataaagtaaatattttttgtttagtagaaattattaattgaactctctattttataaatgacaaaatagattttatactttttaaaattgtacaaatagaactctgaactgattttttgtcaaaataaaacttaataaaatctAATCTAAAAATGATATGATAAAACtagttacattttttgtatttgtttgtgttagaaattattttaaaattgattatattaaaaaaaaaattattgaaaattgagttcaagatcttatttttactattttggaaatTACAGAgtctactttttcatttaacaaaacaggaagtctaattggtaatttttacaaaacaataaatcaaaaataacatttactctaaataatataaaaaaactattaattaCTCCCATTGAATGAATACTTTTTAAGTTGCCTAATAGCATAACATACAAAcaatatttcaattctaaaatcACACTCGAATgtgttataaataaatatttttattgcatatttagaaaagaaaaaaagaaaaaaaaaacatatttttgcATGAGTTAAGATTTACGAGAAACAATTTATTACAGGGGAAATTGCCGGAAGCCCTAAATAGGATTGAAGATGAAGAAGCAAAGCGATTCGTGGCCAAGTGTTTAGACAACGTTTCCAAGAGACTCCCAGCTCGGGAGCTCTTGCTTGATCCATTTATAGCTTCTTCCCACGATGattataatgataatgatattgtcaatgaagaagaagaagaagaacaaaacTCGAGTATTGAAAATGGAACTGATATTCAGGAAGAGCAATTAGTGGAACCTGATTTACAGAGGACTACGAATATGTCAATCACTGGGACCATGAATCCAGAAGATGATACCATTTTTCTCAAAGTTCAtatttctgatgatgaaaatggtaCGTATATATGTTATGCTAGCCTACAACGTGTTTGATAATATGCCTCAAAGAGTTAagacattttaattatttcgTAAGAGCATCTCCTTTTGAAACTTACTCCCCATCTTAGCTAACGAGTGTGTTTAGATAATATGATTAGAGATACTCTAATGATTTAGATTATTTGTTAGAGATAGAGACGGGTTCAGTATGTTTTTATGGAGCCTACAATTCCCACTCAaaaaattccattttaaaaattaattattttgcttGTAAGTAGATAATTATACACCAAATTAGTGAAAAaactatataattttttttaaagtaggcataaatattttgtataacAATTAAGCCTGCTAAAATTTTGAGTTTCGTAAGGCGTTCTTAATTCATGTTCGTAAGGCCAATCTtgttattgttaaaaaaaagagcCCATTTGAGAGGGAGAAGAACTTTTGCTTAATTGAATAtgttaatgttattttttacAGGGAACAATGCTAGGAACATTTACTTCCCTTTCGACATTGTAAACGACACTGCCATTGATGTGGCGATGGAGATGGTTAAAGAAATGGAGATTAGTGATTGGGAACCGTCTGAGATTGCTGTGATGATAGAAGAACAGATATCTTCTTTGGTACCCAATTGGAAGGATTGGATCTCGACGCCATTAGAAAAGGGTAGTTGTTTTCCTAATAGCTATGATGaagtagaggaagaagaagaagaggaagtagTTGAGGAAGAATATGATATTGCAAATAGACCTTTCTATGCTTCATCATGTTCTTCCTCTCATAACTCTCTTTTGGCTCTTAACTCTTCCAATTTTCTTCGTGGGAACAACATGGCTTCTTTTGATCGTAGTTGGTCTCAAGGTACATAATTTGATTGATCATAGTTACACTATGTCTTATAATCTGAGATTCAATCCTATGTTTTGGCATATTCACTCTGTAAAAGTGGCTCAACAATTCAACTTTGCACCGAATCGCTCCACGTTTGACTTAGGCCTTTTTGgtgtaatttgtaatatttgagTGCACATATCATTACTCTTTTAAAAATACCCgagttagatattttttgacaTTGGAGAGATTTAGCAAGAAACATAACTTTGTGGTAGGTTTTTTTGAGTGAATTGAAGTACTTTAAGGCTTGAATCTTTAGTTATTCTCTTATTTAGAATACCGTCACCCATAGTTActaagaaactgaaattaattTTACTTGGGATTTTATCACTCACTTGAATGTAGGATCATTTATGATTCACTAACTACATGGATTCTTGTTTATTATACAGATGATATGTATATGAATGATGATTCAAGCTCTATGAGCTCATTGAATTCCTTCAACTACTCCAACCTAAACTACTGCTCTGGCTATGAAGAGGATTATGATTCAAGTCTCAGAGGTAATAACAATGTTGAAGCTACAATGGCACAAAAATCTACAAGATTTCGGCCAGCGAATAGTGCTGAAGTTGCTTCTTTAAGAGCTTGTCCTCACTTAAAACATAaccatcatcaacaacaacaccaCTATCCGCCGAAGCTAACTAGGATTCGATCACTGGTTGATGTGCGAAGCCAGTTGTTGCACCGGTCTTTGGTTGAGGAGATAAACAAAAGGCGATCTTTTAAGACGGTTGGAGCTGTTGAGAACATCGGGTTTCAGAACCCCGGTGAGGATTTTTCGAGTACTAAGATGTTCACAACTGGTGATTTTCCAGGAAGGTCTTCTTCCAAAGATCATAGCTAGATATAAAAGCAGGGGATTCTCAAAATATGATCATGTTGTAATGAATGAAAAGGTCTTTTGTTTTTGTTCATTTTTTCTTATGTATAAGAAGGCTTGTTTTTGTCTTTgtaaaaatgatgatgatgatgataacttgTTGTATTTTATGTACAATCATATATTATTTCCATGATTAATGGAATTTGTTGGAACAATTAGTGTATATAATCTGATTTTGATCACTGTGAAGCTTAAACTTGTTCTGTTACTAAATGAGTCACTTAATTATAGTAATTACTTAATTTATGTGGATGGTTTAGACTATACTTAATTTGTAGGGTATGTAAGGGAGGTATAACACGCTTTTATGTTGTACTGATATGGTGTGCTTTTAAATTgtcataataatttaatattttaatcttGACTGGAtttcattctttcttttttttttattaacaaagATTGCAACTATTGGTTCTTGAGTCTGATGCTTTGGTTGTGGTTTAAGCGATTAACAGCTCAGTTCATATGCCATCTCAATTTAGTTTGTGAGTTGAGGACTGTCGTACTATTTTATCTACTTTAAATAATGTCCTTGTCTCTTTTGTTAATCGTTCTGCAAATAAGGCTACCCATTGTGTTGCTAGGGTCTTTTATTTATTGTCAGATCGAATGTTTAATGAGTTGAATGCTCTTTCTTTCTTGTGTGACATTGTTCAGGCTGAGGCCTGATTTTAATGAaactttttattcaaaaaaaaaaaaaagattgcaaCTATTAATGCAAATTAGCTTTTAAAATAGCTTTCAAACCAAAGACAATCCCCTACTGAAAATACTGATCAGGATATGAACTAGAAAAACGagctaattaattaacatgTTGGTTCTTTAACAAATAAACTGAAGTTTAATATAaaggctcgtttggaacgtcgtattaggtcgtattgtattgtattatattgaattggattatatatcatatttttatatattactatgttaaactttaatttatattaaaatattatatatttaggtgtccataaaagttaataccacatatagttttacataaaaatattgcataaaatacaattcaatataatacaatacgacttaaTACGGCGTTACAAACGAGCCCTAAAACAACTACATAGTACAATctgaaaataaattaagtatAGTCTAAACCATCGTACATTGATACCCCCAACacttatttttgtaactagttagtcaaaaaatttacttgttacttTTCATACGATGAGTGTAGAGAGAGATCGATCCAGGCATGGCATGGGGCCGGTGGAAAAGCGTGAGGCGCACGCATATATCCGACGTGCGAATGATATAATTCATTATGTcccgccaccaccaccaccacaacCATAATCTCTTCTTCATtcaattttcaataataatttCTTCTATTGCGCCTCTATGGCTAACCTGCGCACCAACAAACTACTACGCACCACCAACCCCATAACACCACCTCCCTCACCCATTCCCACCGGCAAAGGCTCTCGCTCCGCTTCCAACGACTCCTTCGCCCGATTTCTACACCACTCTCTTCGCGTCCCCGGTCTCTTCTTACCACCTTCTATTCAACCACTCCCCGATCTCACTCCTCCTCAGGTCCTCCATCTCCGTGACGATGACCACGATCGGATTCGAGATTCGGTTAAGGATTTTGGGTTGGTTCGGATCGGCGGTCATGGGATTTCTGTAGATGAGT
This region of Cannabis sativa cultivar Pink pepper isolate KNU-18-1 chromosome 7, ASM2916894v1, whole genome shotgun sequence genomic DNA includes:
- the LOC115698191 gene encoding uncharacterized protein LOC115698191 translates to MANLRTNKLLRTTNPITPPPSPIPTGKGSRSASNDSFARFLHHSLRVPGLFLPPSIQPLPDLTPPQVLHLRDDDHDRIRDSVKDFGLVRIGGHGISVDELRSLLIRGGEWNGNREEEMLLWVSCSPTEWTDSVRVPIGDSSRYRVLRNGVFRIISSV
- the LOC115697503 gene encoding probable serine/threonine-protein kinase WNK5 → MRRSSRRSVNGGVKITAEVAGYVETDPSSRYGRFRDVLGKGAMKVVYKGFDEVLGIEVAWNQIKLNDVFRSPEEVQRLYAEVHLLKTLHHDSIIKFYTSWVDVHRRTFNFITEMFTSGTLRQYRQKYQRVNIEAVKNWAGQILRGLEYLHGLDPPVIHRDLKCDNIFVNGHLGQVKIGDLGLAAILRGSQHAHSVIGTPEFMAPELYEEDYDELVDIYSFGMCVLEMLTSEYPYSECSNPAQIYKKVTTGKLPEALNRIEDEEAKRFVAKCLDNVSKRLPARELLLDPFIASSHDDYNDNDIVNEEEEEEQNSSIENGTDIQEEQLVEPDLQRTTNMSITGTMNPEDDTIFLKVHISDDENGNNARNIYFPFDIVNDTAIDVAMEMVKEMEISDWEPSEIAVMIEEQISSLVPNWKDWISTPLEKGSCFPNSYDEVEEEEEEEVVEEEYDIANRPFYASSCSSSHNSLLALNSSNFLRGNNMASFDRSWSQDDMYMNDDSSSMSSLNSFNYSNLNYCSGYEEDYDSSLRGNNNVEATMAQKSTRFRPANSAEVASLRACPHLKHNHHQQQHHYPPKLTRIRSLVDVRSQLLHRSLVEEINKRRSFKTVGAVENIGFQNPGEDFSSTKMFTTGDFPGRSSSKDHS